In Archangium violaceum, the following are encoded in one genomic region:
- a CDS encoding nitrate reductase cytochrome c-type subunit, with protein sequence MSAAGEQSGGLGARWLQVGAAVAVALAATGYFAGLRAPEMPERPAASDPHAQRAERAPSYSELREQRRGDNARMYEGAIASLAEADFPVKPLPVATPEMRAEAVAQRKTHRAYDGAPPTIPHEIDQREVPGCLACHGEGMKLGTRVAPKISHPPYQSCTQCHVVGESPRPLAQYKDVPGNGFVGLVSGEKGARAWQGAPPTLPHPTLMRTDCTSCHGPRGLPGLRTSHPERQNCQQCHGSSALLDQRLPEDSGAGAPGQPPGGVAMEARP encoded by the coding sequence ATGAGCGCCGCGGGCGAACAGTCGGGTGGGCTCGGGGCCCGCTGGCTCCAGGTGGGAGCCGCCGTGGCGGTGGCGCTCGCGGCCACCGGGTACTTCGCGGGCCTGCGCGCCCCGGAGATGCCCGAGCGTCCGGCGGCCTCCGATCCGCACGCGCAACGCGCCGAGCGCGCTCCGAGCTACAGCGAGCTTCGCGAGCAGCGGCGCGGTGACAACGCGCGCATGTATGAGGGCGCCATCGCCTCGCTGGCGGAGGCGGACTTTCCGGTGAAGCCCCTGCCCGTGGCCACCCCCGAGATGCGCGCCGAGGCCGTGGCCCAGCGGAAGACCCACCGCGCCTATGACGGCGCGCCTCCCACGATTCCTCATGAGATCGACCAGCGCGAAGTCCCCGGCTGTCTGGCCTGCCATGGCGAGGGGATGAAGCTGGGCACCCGCGTGGCTCCGAAGATCAGCCACCCGCCGTACCAGAGCTGCACGCAGTGCCACGTGGTGGGGGAGTCGCCCCGCCCCCTGGCGCAGTACAAGGACGTCCCGGGGAATGGTTTCGTCGGACTGGTCTCGGGAGAGAAGGGCGCTCGAGCCTGGCAGGGGGCTCCACCGACCCTGCCTCACCCCACGCTCATGCGGACCGACTGCACGAGCTGCCACGGCCCCAGGGGTCTCCCCGGGCTGCGGACCTCGCACCCGGAACGGCAGAACTGTCAGCAGTGCCATGGGTCCTCCGCACTGCTCGACCAGCGCCTCCCGGAGGACTCGGGCGCGGGGGCTCCCGGACAGCCACCCGGTGGCGTGGCGATGGAGGCCAGGCCTTGA
- a CDS encoding NAD-dependent epimerase/dehydratase family protein produces the protein MKTLLTGGTGLVGANLAHLLCGQGERPRLLVRERSDRRGLRGLSYDEVLGDVLDTESLRGAMKGVGRVYHVAGIVRFDPFTREDVSRLNTQGTRNVLDAARAAGVRRVVLVSSVAAVGHGTLAEPATEETLYNYEGDNPYHESKREAERLALEASGPTLEVLAGNPGFVLGPYDVRPSTGELLRVVAKGIVRVYPSGGINVVNAQDVARGLQLIMEKGRPGERYILGGENLTFREFLTVCAEEAGVPAPAVPLPDGVVKAVGRFGDVVGRLSPDLFQHMNTAFLQALPLPAYQSSGKAMRELGYRPRPVRLGIREALRWFQEEGMLPRDQPLTPRGVLG, from the coding sequence ATGAAGACATTGTTGACGGGAGGAACAGGGTTGGTGGGGGCCAACCTGGCCCACCTGCTGTGTGGGCAGGGGGAGCGCCCCCGTCTGCTCGTCCGGGAGCGCAGCGACCGGAGGGGTCTGCGCGGGCTGAGCTACGACGAGGTGCTCGGCGACGTGCTGGACACGGAGTCGTTGCGGGGGGCGATGAAGGGGGTGGGGCGGGTCTACCACGTGGCGGGCATCGTCCGGTTCGATCCCTTTACTCGGGAGGACGTCTCCCGCCTTAACACCCAGGGGACGCGAAACGTTCTGGATGCGGCGCGGGCGGCGGGTGTACGGCGGGTCGTACTGGTGTCGAGCGTGGCGGCGGTGGGCCATGGGACGCTGGCCGAGCCGGCGACCGAGGAGACGCTCTACAACTACGAGGGGGACAACCCGTATCACGAGTCCAAGCGGGAGGCGGAGCGCCTGGCATTGGAGGCCTCGGGGCCGACGCTGGAGGTGCTGGCGGGCAATCCGGGCTTCGTCCTCGGCCCGTACGATGTGAGGCCGTCCACGGGGGAGCTGCTGCGGGTGGTGGCGAAGGGAATCGTCCGGGTGTACCCGAGCGGCGGCATCAACGTGGTGAACGCGCAGGACGTGGCACGGGGGCTCCAACTCATCATGGAAAAGGGCCGCCCGGGGGAGCGCTACATCCTGGGTGGGGAGAACCTGACCTTCCGCGAATTCCTGACTGTCTGCGCGGAAGAGGCGGGGGTGCCAGCACCGGCGGTGCCACTACCGGACGGGGTGGTGAAGGCGGTGGGACGGTTCGGAGACGTGGTGGGACGCCTGTCCCCGGACCTCTTCCAGCACATGAACACGGCCTTCCTGCAGGCGCTGCCATTACCTGCGTACCAGTCCTCGGGGAAGGCGATGAGGGAACTCGGCTACCGACCGCGACCTGTGAGGCTCGGTATCCGGGAAGCACTGCGCTGGTTCCAGGAAGAAGGAATGCTCCCAAGAGACCAACCCCTGACGCCCCGAGGAGTGCTGGGTTGA
- the dsrP gene encoding sulfate reduction electron transfer complex DsrMKJOP subunit DsrP: MAASRHLLDYPRFLGRLLWMSTDGSWRFYTWMTVLSAIALVGANAYAHQLAEGMALTGMSDHVSWGLYIANFTFGVGLAAGAVMMVIPAYLYHDHEMHDVTLIGELLAVAAIFVCLLFIVVDMGHPERAWHLIPGIGRFNWPISMLTWDVVVLNGYLLINLHICGYLIYMRFLGRKPRKQWYLPFVFLSIFWAISIHSVTAFLYSGLGGRPFWNSALLAPRFIASAFITGPAFVIVLLQAIRRFTGLPIGEGPLRTLMSVMRVTVLLNLFMLGSELFTAFYTGGTHATAVRYLFFGSHGHHALVPWIWTAVALNIASAVVVHLPATRRHVWLLNLACALAFAGVWIEKGMGLIIPGFVPSTLHELVEYVPTVTEWKITAGIWAFGLMVLTVAVKVALPVLSGQLAASHAGHGEENPEAKQAT; encoded by the coding sequence ATGGCTGCTTCCCGTCACCTGCTCGACTACCCGCGGTTCCTCGGCCGGCTGCTCTGGATGAGCACGGATGGGAGCTGGCGCTTCTACACGTGGATGACGGTGCTCTCGGCGATCGCCCTGGTGGGCGCCAACGCCTATGCGCACCAGCTGGCCGAGGGCATGGCGCTCACGGGGATGAGCGACCACGTGTCCTGGGGCCTGTACATCGCCAACTTCACCTTCGGGGTGGGGTTGGCGGCGGGCGCGGTGATGATGGTCATCCCCGCGTACCTGTACCACGACCATGAGATGCACGACGTCACGCTGATTGGCGAGCTGCTCGCGGTGGCGGCGATCTTCGTGTGCCTGCTGTTCATCGTGGTGGACATGGGGCACCCCGAGCGGGCGTGGCACCTGATACCGGGGATTGGGCGGTTCAACTGGCCCATCTCGATGCTCACCTGGGACGTGGTGGTGCTGAACGGCTACCTGCTCATCAACCTGCACATCTGCGGCTATCTCATCTACATGCGCTTCCTGGGGCGCAAGCCGCGCAAGCAGTGGTACCTGCCGTTCGTCTTCCTCTCCATCTTCTGGGCCATCAGCATCCACAGCGTGACGGCGTTCCTCTACAGCGGGCTGGGAGGCAGGCCGTTCTGGAACTCGGCGCTGCTGGCGCCGCGGTTCATCGCGTCGGCGTTCATCACGGGCCCGGCGTTCGTCATCGTGCTGCTGCAGGCCATCCGCCGCTTCACGGGGCTGCCCATCGGCGAGGGGCCGCTGCGCACGCTGATGTCGGTGATGCGGGTGACGGTGCTGCTCAACCTGTTCATGCTGGGCTCGGAGCTGTTCACGGCCTTCTACACGGGTGGGACGCACGCCACGGCGGTGCGCTACCTGTTCTTCGGTTCACACGGGCACCACGCGCTGGTGCCGTGGATCTGGACGGCGGTGGCGCTCAACATCGCCTCGGCGGTGGTGGTGCACCTGCCGGCCACGCGGCGTCACGTGTGGCTGCTCAACCTGGCGTGCGCGCTGGCGTTCGCGGGTGTCTGGATCGAAAAGGGAATGGGCCTCATCATTCCCGGCTTCGTCCCGAGCACCCTGCACGAGCTGGTGGAGTACGTGCCCACCGTCACCGAATGGAAGATTACAGCGGGAATATG
- a CDS encoding 4Fe-4S dicluster domain-containing protein: MSDTVSRRTVMKGVGATLGAAAFAHAMAPLTEWTQDLSVDQFLQKHYKELTRDELTRVLVHLKEETKRKYGRDVDIQALPPQEGVSFAYALNLSICIGCRKCAEACHQENNHDRRTGNSYIRVLEMEQGSLDLEHGNANYDHPVPAEGKYYLPVQCHQCDNAPCVKVCPVQATWKEPDGIVVVDYNWCIGCRYCEAACPYHARRFNWAKPEIPPEEINPDQGYLSNRIRPQGVVEKCTFCLHRTRAGRLPACLEACPTGARVFGNLLDPKSPIRWVLENKRVFVLKEELGTRPRFFYFFDK; this comes from the coding sequence ATGAGTGACACCGTCTCCCGCCGCACCGTGATGAAGGGTGTCGGGGCCACGCTGGGGGCCGCGGCCTTCGCGCACGCGATGGCACCGCTCACCGAGTGGACGCAGGACCTGAGCGTCGATCAGTTCCTGCAGAAGCACTACAAGGAGCTGACGCGTGACGAGCTGACGCGGGTGCTCGTCCACCTGAAGGAGGAGACGAAGCGGAAGTACGGCCGCGACGTGGACATCCAGGCGTTGCCGCCGCAGGAGGGCGTGTCGTTCGCGTACGCGCTCAACCTGAGCATCTGCATCGGTTGCCGGAAGTGCGCCGAGGCGTGCCACCAGGAGAACAACCACGACCGGCGCACGGGGAACTCGTACATCCGGGTGCTGGAGATGGAGCAGGGCAGCCTGGACCTGGAGCACGGGAACGCGAACTACGACCACCCGGTGCCGGCCGAGGGGAAGTACTACCTGCCGGTGCAGTGCCACCAGTGCGACAACGCGCCGTGCGTGAAGGTGTGCCCGGTGCAGGCCACGTGGAAGGAGCCGGACGGCATCGTGGTGGTGGACTACAACTGGTGCATCGGCTGCCGGTACTGCGAGGCGGCGTGCCCCTACCACGCGCGGCGCTTCAACTGGGCGAAGCCGGAGATTCCTCCCGAGGAGATCAACCCGGACCAGGGATACCTCTCCAACCGGATCCGCCCGCAGGGGGTGGTGGAGAAGTGCACCTTCTGTCTGCACCGCACGCGAGCGGGGCGGCTGCCGGCGTGCCTGGAGGCGTGCCCCACGGGGGCGCGGGTGTTCGGCAACCTGTTGGATCCGAAGAGCCCCATCCGCTGGGTGCTCGAGAACAAGCGCGTCTTCGTGCTCAAGGAGGAGCTCGGGACGCGGCCACGCTTCTTCTACTTCTTCGACAAGTGA
- a CDS encoding 4Fe-4S binding protein → MSEPAPGAGFSLEAFYSSRALSGEATGTSLPVFSLREGLAVPQEGVSRIEMAPLAPAAGAPVPGMTVRVRPRFCLAWQGSFCSTCSERCPVEGALAVELGRPRVVEERCNGCGLCVQVCPAPLNAFEFLPSAPRVPTS, encoded by the coding sequence GTGTCCGAGCCCGCGCCGGGAGCGGGCTTTTCGCTCGAGGCGTTCTATTCCTCCCGTGCGCTGTCGGGTGAGGCGACCGGGACGAGTCTCCCCGTCTTCTCCCTCCGCGAGGGGCTCGCCGTTCCCCAAGAGGGTGTCAGCCGCATCGAGATGGCTCCGCTCGCGCCGGCCGCGGGGGCTCCCGTTCCCGGGATGACCGTCCGGGTTCGGCCTCGGTTCTGCCTCGCCTGGCAGGGCTCGTTCTGCAGCACCTGCTCCGAGCGCTGTCCCGTCGAGGGCGCCCTCGCCGTCGAGCTGGGCCGCCCTCGCGTCGTGGAAGAGCGATGCAACGGGTGCGGCCTCTGCGTCCAGGTGTGCCCGGCTCCGCTCAACGCCTTCGAGTTCCTTCCCTCCGCACCGCGGGTCCCCACTTCATGA
- the yjjX gene encoding inosine/xanthosine triphosphatase → MSFIIAIGSTNPAKTTAAQTICERAFPGCTLVPIEVPSGVPEQPIGPDQTSTGARNRARAALGAVEGARMGMGLEGGVDPDGSLINCVAVVEAGGRENLTWGVRFPLPPVAVARVLRGEELGPVMDQVSGRNESKKKLGAVGILTNGLFTRAEMWQGPLACALMPFLHPELYAAPATDEASGA, encoded by the coding sequence ATGTCCTTCATCATCGCCATTGGCTCGACGAACCCGGCCAAGACGACGGCCGCGCAAACCATCTGTGAGAGGGCCTTCCCTGGGTGCACGTTGGTGCCGATCGAGGTGCCCAGCGGAGTGCCGGAACAACCCATCGGACCGGACCAGACATCAACGGGGGCGCGCAACCGGGCACGAGCAGCGCTCGGGGCGGTCGAGGGAGCACGGATGGGAATGGGGTTGGAGGGGGGCGTGGACCCGGACGGGAGCCTCATCAACTGCGTGGCCGTGGTGGAGGCCGGAGGCCGGGAGAACCTCACCTGGGGCGTGCGCTTTCCCCTTCCTCCGGTCGCGGTGGCCCGGGTGCTGCGCGGTGAGGAACTGGGGCCGGTGATGGACCAGGTGTCTGGCCGCAACGAGAGCAAGAAGAAACTGGGGGCGGTGGGCATCCTGACCAACGGGCTCTTCACGCGGGCCGAGATGTGGCAGGGCCCGCTGGCGTGCGCGCTGATGCCCTTCCTGCATCCGGAGCTCTACGCGGCACCCGCGACAGACGAGGCCTCCGGGGCCTGA
- a CDS encoding molybdopterin-dependent oxidoreductase: protein MDRRDFLKGSAMTAATLAASRLAYGQDRAAVEPPSTARQGGDVQWNKAPCRFCGTGCHVQVGVQNGKVVAIAGDQKAPVNKGLLCVKGYHVGLALYGQDRLTTPLLRKGDKQVPISWEEAIDIIARRVLKDPKGFALYGSGQWTIPEGYAASKFVKAGLGTHNIDANARLCMASAVTGFLATYGVDEPAGCYDDLDACDVLITWGNNPAEMHPVLFSRVIDRRSRGEKVTLIDIGTRKTRTSGFADHSLRFKPNSDLAIACGIAHLLVENGTYDKAFVEANCAFRASSTPPTLEGKAISFEEYRELLKPYTPEKVEQLSGVSQKDLRMLAGLFGRRDVRITSLWCMGPNQHTQGTAMNSLLHGLHLLSGHFGKPGDAPTSLTGQPSACGTVREVGTLSHALPGGRVVAKAEHRAQMEEIWNVPAGRVSEKIGYHTVEMWKRFSTPTEQGGDVHTVWVQVTNPAQSLPNTHKLVDPSRKLADKFLIVSDVYPTATTRIADLVLPSAMWVEKNGMVGNSERRTQQWFKLVQPPGQARDDGWQLISVAHRLLELGFAGMKDKDGRFLFDVKGKDGRSVPIWEWSHYYDVNVDEHLFEEYRKTTRIKHKDLAPYQEYVKARGLRWPVVQQPDGSWRETRFRFSGFDDPYVKKGRDIQFYHSTSHDDRAQIWFQPYEPPPESPDSEYPFWLCTGRVIEHWHTGSVTMRIPQLRRAMPQAYVEMNRADARKLGVDNGDLVTVETRRGKLDLPVWLGGRGEPVEGSLFVPFFDERLLINELTLDAHDPFSKQPDYKKCAARVRRRERVAEKQK from the coding sequence ATGGATCGCCGGGACTTCCTGAAGGGTTCGGCCATGACGGCGGCGACGCTGGCCGCGAGCCGTCTGGCATATGGCCAGGACAGGGCGGCCGTGGAGCCGCCGAGCACCGCCCGTCAAGGCGGTGACGTGCAGTGGAACAAGGCGCCCTGCCGCTTCTGCGGCACCGGCTGCCACGTCCAGGTGGGCGTGCAGAACGGCAAGGTGGTGGCCATCGCGGGCGACCAGAAGGCTCCGGTGAACAAGGGCCTGCTGTGCGTGAAGGGCTACCACGTGGGGCTCGCTCTCTACGGGCAGGACAGGCTCACGACGCCGCTGCTGCGCAAGGGCGACAAGCAGGTGCCCATCAGCTGGGAAGAGGCGATCGACATCATCGCCCGCCGCGTGCTGAAGGACCCCAAGGGCTTCGCCCTCTACGGCAGCGGCCAGTGGACCATCCCCGAGGGCTATGCCGCCTCGAAGTTCGTCAAGGCCGGCCTGGGCACGCACAATATCGACGCCAACGCGCGTCTGTGCATGGCCTCGGCGGTGACGGGCTTCCTCGCCACCTACGGCGTGGACGAGCCCGCCGGTTGCTATGACGACCTCGACGCCTGCGACGTGCTCATCACCTGGGGCAACAACCCCGCGGAGATGCACCCGGTCCTCTTCTCGCGCGTCATCGACCGGCGCTCGCGCGGCGAGAAGGTCACCCTCATCGACATCGGCACGCGCAAGACGCGCACCAGCGGGTTCGCCGACCACTCCCTGCGCTTCAAGCCGAACTCGGACCTGGCGATCGCCTGTGGCATCGCCCACCTGCTGGTGGAGAACGGCACCTACGACAAGGCCTTCGTCGAGGCCAACTGCGCCTTCCGCGCCTCCAGCACCCCGCCCACCCTCGAGGGCAAGGCCATCTCCTTCGAGGAGTACCGCGAGCTGCTGAAGCCCTATACCCCCGAGAAGGTGGAGCAGCTCTCGGGCGTGTCCCAGAAGGACCTGCGGATGCTGGCCGGGCTGTTCGGCCGCAGGGACGTCCGCATCACCAGCCTGTGGTGCATGGGGCCGAACCAGCACACCCAGGGCACGGCCATGAACAGCCTGCTCCACGGGCTCCACCTGCTCAGCGGGCACTTCGGCAAGCCCGGGGATGCACCCACCAGTCTCACCGGTCAGCCCTCCGCCTGCGGCACCGTGCGCGAGGTGGGCACGCTCTCCCACGCGCTCCCCGGCGGCCGCGTGGTGGCCAAGGCCGAGCACCGCGCCCAGATGGAGGAGATCTGGAACGTCCCCGCCGGCCGCGTCTCCGAGAAGATCGGCTACCACACCGTGGAGATGTGGAAGCGCTTCTCCACGCCCACCGAGCAGGGCGGCGATGTCCACACCGTCTGGGTCCAGGTCACCAACCCCGCCCAGAGCCTCCCCAATACGCACAAGCTGGTGGACCCCAGCCGCAAGCTCGCGGACAAGTTCCTCATCGTCTCGGACGTCTACCCGACCGCCACCACGCGCATCGCCGACCTCGTGCTGCCCTCCGCCATGTGGGTGGAGAAGAATGGCATGGTCGGCAACTCGGAGCGCCGCACCCAGCAGTGGTTCAAGCTCGTCCAGCCCCCCGGTCAGGCCCGCGATGACGGCTGGCAGCTCATCTCCGTGGCCCACCGGCTGCTCGAGCTCGGCTTCGCCGGCATGAAGGACAAGGACGGCCGCTTCCTCTTCGACGTGAAGGGCAAGGACGGCAGGTCCGTGCCCATCTGGGAGTGGTCGCACTACTACGACGTCAACGTCGACGAGCACCTCTTCGAGGAGTACCGGAAGACGACCCGCATCAAGCACAAGGACCTGGCGCCCTATCAGGAGTACGTGAAGGCACGCGGCCTGCGCTGGCCCGTGGTGCAGCAGCCGGACGGCAGCTGGCGCGAGACGCGCTTCCGCTTCTCCGGCTTCGACGACCCGTACGTGAAGAAGGGCCGCGACATCCAGTTCTACCACTCGACCTCGCACGACGACCGCGCGCAGATCTGGTTCCAGCCCTACGAGCCTCCTCCCGAGTCCCCCGACTCCGAGTACCCCTTCTGGCTGTGCACCGGCCGCGTCATCGAGCACTGGCACACCGGCTCGGTGACCATGCGCATTCCGCAGCTCCGGCGCGCCATGCCCCAGGCGTACGTGGAGATGAACCGCGCCGATGCCCGGAAGCTCGGCGTGGACAACGGGGACCTGGTGACGGTGGAGACCCGCCGCGGAAAGCTCGACCTGCCCGTGTGGCTCGGCGGCCGTGGAGAGCCCGTCGAGGGCTCGCTCTTCGTCCCCTTCTTCGACGAGCGGCTGCTCATCAACGAGCTCACGCTCGACGCGCACGACCCGTTCTCCAAACAGCCCGACTACAAGAAGTGCGCGGCCCGTGTGCGCCGGCGTGAGCGGGTCGCGGAGAAGCAGAAATGA